Proteins found in one Alicyclobacillus cycloheptanicus genomic segment:
- a CDS encoding GNAT family N-acetyltransferase, translating to MQRRKKGRVPATKTRRPSTGRQAKGKPRNRPQAGTEEAVTLSYRPRTPEDDAYIVQLTEEQLGTVHQQAFREPFPRDQFLRYIQSGAPTFLIERNGKRIGYYSYLIGPDAKMHIGAMVVEPNYQSDGIGTKVMQKLEEDAQRAGVQVMEVFVQNSNERSMAFTRKLGFQEVFRIDENTVCFQKRVPPLPGTPGMAPPGQPPVPPQPIGWFG from the coding sequence ATGCAACGCAGGAAGAAGGGACGTGTGCCTGCAACGAAAACCCGCAGGCCTTCGACAGGACGCCAGGCGAAAGGCAAACCGCGCAACCGCCCGCAGGCCGGCACGGAAGAAGCCGTCACGTTGTCTTATCGGCCGCGGACGCCAGAAGACGACGCATACATCGTTCAGCTCACGGAAGAACAGCTGGGCACCGTTCATCAACAAGCCTTTCGCGAACCGTTTCCCCGTGATCAGTTTTTGCGCTACATTCAGTCTGGCGCACCCACCTTTTTGATTGAACGAAATGGGAAGCGAATTGGGTACTATTCTTATCTCATTGGCCCGGATGCAAAAATGCACATCGGGGCGATGGTGGTGGAGCCGAACTACCAATCGGACGGCATCGGCACAAAGGTGATGCAGAAGCTGGAAGAGGATGCCCAGCGCGCGGGTGTGCAGGTGATGGAGGTCTTTGTGCAGAATTCGAACGAACGAAGCATGGCCTTCACGCGCAAGCTCGGGTTTCAGGAAGTCTTTCGGATCGATGAAAACACGGTGTGCTTCCAGAAGCGCGTACCGCCCTTGCCGGGAACGCCTGGCATGGCTCCGCCTGGGCAGCCACCGGTGCCGCCGCAGCCGATTGGCTGGTTTGGATGA
- a CDS encoding DNA-3-methyladenine glycosylase I, translating to MDKHVPWAGNEAREGDDARKGDDARKDDESRSHPDGLRRCKWVTDELLRDYHDREWGRPPTTDARWFELVVLETFQAGLSWRTILHKRDAFRRAFCDFDITTVASFGADDVLRLLEDEGIVRHRRKIEAAIDNARIVQRLTEQHGSLGAYLQSLPPDEVLIRLQKTFRFVGKTTAESIAYASGLAAPPHDAECWMTRANLADGSVTPANAAAGSGSSAVSKQQ from the coding sequence TTGGACAAGCATGTGCCATGGGCAGGCAATGAAGCCCGCGAAGGCGATGACGCGCGTAAAGGCGATGACGCGCGTAAAGACGATGAATCACGGTCCCATCCGGACGGGCTTCGCCGCTGTAAATGGGTCACGGACGAGCTGCTTCGCGACTACCACGATAGAGAATGGGGCCGCCCGCCAACCACGGATGCCCGGTGGTTTGAATTGGTCGTCCTCGAAACGTTTCAGGCCGGCTTAAGCTGGCGCACCATCCTGCACAAACGGGACGCGTTCCGCCGTGCATTCTGCGACTTCGACATCACGACGGTCGCCTCGTTTGGCGCCGACGATGTTCTGCGGCTGCTGGAGGACGAAGGGATTGTCCGACATCGGCGCAAAATCGAGGCTGCGATTGACAATGCACGCATCGTACAGCGTCTGACAGAGCAACACGGGTCACTGGGGGCGTATCTGCAGTCGCTTCCTCCGGATGAAGTGCTCATCAGGCTGCAAAAAACGTTTCGCTTTGTGGGCAAAACGACGGCCGAAAGCATCGCATATGCCAGCGGGCTGGCGGCACCGCCGCACGATGCGGAATGTTGGATGACCCGCGCGAATCTTGCGGATGGCTCGGTGACTCCTGCGAACGCAGCGGCAGGTTCAGGTTCTTCTGCGGTCTCCAAACAACAGTGA
- a CDS encoding DUF378 domain-containing protein: MSRTALVLVIVGAINWLLVGLFNYDVVAAAFNGTTSMVSRIIYVIIGLAGLYCISLLFGDRRRT; encoded by the coding sequence ATGAGTCGAACGGCGTTGGTGTTGGTCATCGTCGGCGCGATCAATTGGCTGTTGGTAGGATTGTTCAATTACGACGTGGTGGCAGCCGCGTTCAATGGAACGACCAGCATGGTGAGCCGAATCATTTACGTCATCATCGGACTGGCTGGGCTGTACTGTATTTCACTGTTGTTTGGAGACCGCAGAAGAACCTGA
- a CDS encoding NifU family protein: MTVEVRIEDRIQEALEQIREAIQQDGGDVEFVSYDNESRTAYVALTGSCVGCPASIMTLKMGVERAIKHAVPEVEFVEAY, translated from the coding sequence ATGACCGTTGAAGTGCGAATTGAAGATCGCATCCAGGAAGCGCTGGAACAAATCCGCGAAGCCATCCAGCAAGATGGCGGGGATGTGGAGTTTGTTTCCTATGATAATGAATCGCGAACGGCTTACGTTGCGCTGACAGGTTCCTGTGTTGGGTGCCCGGCTAGCATTATGACCCTGAAAATGGGCGTTGAACGGGCGATTAAGCACGCGGTGCCTGAGGTGGAATTCGTAGAGGCGTACTAA
- a CDS encoding RluA family pseudouridine synthase: MHVEVVRDALQITLDKRANGQVLVDFLDQRLKLPAGFIRELLHAGRARIGNHAAGPSQVLAAGQRLWLQGGVEEVDPLAVCLRPVNAPRPANVPPSPQPRPANVPPSPQPRPADALRPSDTPPAAHFLDILYEDPHMLVVNKPSGVLVHPGDESDVDTMAHRVVAYFAEAGLARRARHVHRLDRDTTGALLYVKHEFAARSFDRLLQGHEIARRYVALVAGEMPRLRGTIREPIGRDRHVSGRYRVSRTGKLAVTHYRVLASTRIGADAVSLVECVLETGRTHQIRVHLSAAGCPVVGDVLYGGGRGIGGIPFPEGYALHAWQLTLWHPYTEQEVCVQAPFPRLFVDVVRQLSMEVSLDALQVEAR, translated from the coding sequence ATGCATGTAGAAGTTGTGCGGGATGCACTGCAAATTACGTTGGACAAGCGTGCGAATGGGCAGGTGCTGGTTGATTTTCTCGATCAACGCTTGAAACTTCCGGCTGGGTTCATTCGCGAGCTGCTGCATGCGGGCCGCGCCAGAATTGGTAATCATGCGGCCGGACCCAGCCAGGTGCTGGCTGCGGGCCAACGCCTGTGGCTGCAGGGCGGTGTTGAAGAGGTCGATCCGCTGGCCGTTTGTCTCCGCCCCGTAAACGCGCCGCGCCCTGCGAACGTACCGCCGTCACCACAGCCGCGTCCTGCGAACGTACCGCCGTCACCACAGCCGCGCCCCGCAGACGCTCTCCGCCCCTCGGATACACCGCCGGCAGCGCACTTCTTGGACATTCTGTACGAAGATCCACATATGCTGGTGGTAAACAAGCCGTCCGGTGTGCTGGTGCACCCTGGCGATGAGTCGGATGTCGACACAATGGCGCATCGCGTGGTGGCGTACTTCGCGGAGGCCGGATTGGCGCGGCGGGCCCGGCACGTGCATCGGCTCGATCGCGATACGACAGGTGCCCTTCTCTACGTCAAACACGAATTTGCCGCGCGCAGTTTTGATCGGCTGCTGCAAGGCCATGAAATTGCGCGCCGGTATGTCGCCCTGGTGGCGGGGGAAATGCCGCGCCTGCGCGGGACGATTCGGGAGCCCATCGGGCGGGACCGACACGTGTCCGGCCGCTACCGGGTGTCCAGAACGGGGAAGCTGGCCGTGACCCACTACCGGGTCCTGGCATCGACGCGGATCGGGGCAGACGCAGTCAGCCTGGTCGAGTGCGTGCTGGAGACGGGGCGGACGCACCAGATTCGTGTTCATTTGTCGGCCGCAGGGTGTCCTGTTGTCGGAGACGTCCTGTACGGCGGCGGAAGAGGCATCGGCGGCATTCCCTTTCCAGAAGGCTATGCCCTGCATGCGTGGCAGCTCACGTTGTGGCATCCGTATACGGAACAAGAGGTTTGCGTGCAAGCGCCCTTTCCGCGCCTGTTTGTCGACGTGGTGCGGCAGCTGTCGATGGAGGTGTCCCTGGACGCGCTGCAGGTGGAAGCGAGGTAG
- a CDS encoding YihY/virulence factor BrkB family protein, protein MASDWEKHGRVTGQVLWRIAQSVVKHDITSLAAVIAFYAFFSLFPLLALMIYAASVLLPANHIGQLVYGMLQPYFPSVPHKSISPFSLIRLTDIGEKVGTLSAVTLAWSATSGFIAVQQAMDVIWESKAQRSYVVRRLIGFVMLVILLMITVGSAIIMAVYPAIHLSPLHRALAPLLAVIHVASRVVFPVSLFFGFLVFYRYLPKHSAPWVYLLPGAFVAAVLLDLARALFVWYATHLGSYEVIYGSLTAVMLLVIWMYIASIVMLFGAEVSAALEYVLEGNPRTS, encoded by the coding sequence GTGGCTTCAGATTGGGAGAAACACGGGCGGGTGACGGGGCAGGTTTTGTGGCGCATCGCTCAGTCCGTTGTCAAACACGACATCACTTCGTTGGCGGCTGTCATCGCCTTCTATGCATTTTTCTCGTTGTTTCCATTGCTGGCGTTGATGATTTACGCGGCTTCCGTCCTGCTTCCGGCGAACCACATCGGACAGCTGGTGTACGGGATGCTGCAGCCCTATTTTCCGTCCGTACCGCACAAGTCCATCTCACCGTTCTCGCTCATCCGTCTGACAGACATAGGTGAGAAAGTGGGTACGCTGAGTGCCGTGACCCTTGCCTGGTCTGCGACCAGCGGGTTCATTGCGGTTCAGCAGGCGATGGATGTCATCTGGGAGTCGAAAGCGCAGCGGTCGTACGTCGTCCGCAGGCTCATCGGGTTTGTCATGCTGGTGATTTTGTTGATGATCACGGTGGGGTCCGCCATCATTATGGCGGTCTACCCGGCGATTCACCTCAGTCCGCTGCACCGGGCGCTGGCGCCGCTGCTGGCTGTCATCCACGTGGCTTCCCGCGTGGTCTTTCCGGTGTCTTTGTTTTTTGGCTTCCTGGTTTTCTACCGATACCTGCCGAAACACTCGGCGCCGTGGGTATACCTGTTGCCTGGCGCATTTGTCGCGGCCGTGCTGCTGGACCTGGCGCGCGCGCTGTTCGTGTGGTATGCGACCCACCTCGGCAGCTATGAGGTGATTTACGGCAGTCTGACGGCGGTGATGCTGCTGGTGATTTGGATGTATATTGCCAGCATCGTGATGCTGTTCGGCGCGGAAGTGTCCGCGGCGTTGGAGTATGTCCTGGAGGGGAACCCCCGCACCTCATGA
- a CDS encoding OsmC family protein, which translates to MGTVHTYHIDSTWTGDRGSVGKIQAEGLTTDISIPANLGGPGVGTNPEELLLGAAAGCYLMTLCTLLTNRGISYSKIELHSEGYVEDDHGLRFDRIEHHPTIVVDAGTDEAMVKRLALHAEHACMVASALRGNVVVQVVPTIQVQTPAS; encoded by the coding sequence GTGGGAACGGTTCACACATATCACATCGATTCAACCTGGACTGGGGACAGAGGCAGTGTAGGGAAGATTCAGGCAGAAGGCTTGACCACAGACATCAGCATCCCTGCGAACTTGGGTGGACCGGGCGTCGGAACCAACCCGGAAGAACTCCTGTTGGGCGCAGCTGCTGGCTGTTATCTCATGACCCTCTGCACCCTGTTGACCAATCGCGGCATCTCGTATTCGAAAATAGAACTCCATTCGGAAGGCTATGTCGAGGACGATCACGGCCTGCGCTTCGATCGCATTGAGCATCACCCCACCATCGTGGTGGATGCCGGAACCGATGAGGCGATGGTGAAGCGCCTTGCGCTCCACGCAGAACACGCCTGCATGGTCGCCAGCGCCCTGCGGGGAAATGTGGTTGTCCAGGTCGTTCCGACGATTCAGGTCCAAACCCCCGCTTCATGA
- a CDS encoding glycosyltransferase family 2 protein, with protein MKPTVSVLMVTRDRLRQVAACLRAIANQTVDASIEVCIVNDGGQPVQAIAEAVRHVRPMPVKVLDLSIHLGQSAARNKALALAEGEFVAWCDDDDRWLPDHLSALLAAAQAGPCLAYTDAEIVWMDETPHGQVVVEHRAPFAWRDAARLLRTYNPIVPSSVLYPRRLHEQIGGIDESVGHYWDWDLWLRAQQVVPISRVPTCLTLYRVWSDGSNTSADTQQMRPDLQHLCDKHQLGTLPTSNFGRMTTDLDLKSHQADTRFVWDGDLAIW; from the coding sequence GTGAAACCTACGGTCAGTGTATTGATGGTGACAAGAGACCGGCTGCGTCAGGTGGCGGCTTGCCTGCGGGCCATCGCCAATCAGACGGTTGACGCTTCCATTGAGGTGTGCATCGTGAACGACGGCGGTCAGCCGGTGCAAGCCATTGCCGAAGCCGTTCGGCACGTTCGGCCAATGCCTGTGAAGGTGCTCGATCTGTCCATTCACCTCGGTCAGTCCGCCGCCCGAAACAAGGCGCTGGCGCTCGCCGAGGGGGAGTTTGTGGCGTGGTGTGACGACGACGACCGGTGGCTTCCTGACCACTTGTCGGCACTCCTTGCCGCAGCGCAAGCAGGGCCCTGTTTGGCGTACACAGACGCGGAAATTGTGTGGATGGACGAAACGCCGCACGGGCAGGTTGTGGTGGAACACCGCGCGCCGTTTGCGTGGCGGGATGCCGCCCGCCTGCTGCGGACGTACAATCCCATCGTGCCGTCCAGCGTGCTCTACCCTCGGCGTCTTCATGAGCAAATCGGAGGGATTGACGAATCGGTGGGTCACTACTGGGACTGGGATTTGTGGCTGCGTGCACAGCAGGTCGTGCCGATTTCCCGCGTGCCGACGTGCCTGACGCTGTACCGCGTTTGGTCCGACGGGTCGAACACCTCTGCGGATACACAGCAAATGCGCCCAGACTTACAGCACTTGTGCGACAAACATCAACTGGGGACACTGCCGACCAGCAATTTTGGGCGCATGACCACAGACCTGGACCTCAAGTCCCATCAAGCGGACACCCGCTTTGTGTGGGACGGCGACTTGGCAATTTGGTAA
- the folB gene encoding dihydroneopterin aldolase — protein MDEIFLRGLQFFGRHGVLPEEQVTGQKFDVDVCIGTHVDQAAATDAVADTIDYGAVYELVKTHVEGEPVKLIERLAQRIAVDILVKWSAALEVEVEVRKPGAPVPGVFETMGVRVKRTRGDLDGQRKFRPGL, from the coding sequence GTGGACGAGATCTTTTTGCGTGGTTTGCAGTTTTTCGGCCGCCATGGGGTACTGCCAGAGGAGCAGGTCACCGGTCAGAAATTTGATGTGGACGTGTGCATTGGCACGCACGTGGACCAGGCAGCAGCCACCGACGCGGTCGCAGATACCATTGACTACGGGGCGGTGTACGAGCTGGTCAAAACACACGTGGAAGGGGAGCCGGTCAAGCTCATCGAACGGCTCGCGCAGCGCATTGCCGTCGACATTTTGGTGAAGTGGTCCGCCGCGCTGGAGGTGGAGGTGGAGGTCCGCAAACCCGGCGCGCCCGTACCTGGCGTGTTTGAAACCATGGGGGTGCGTGTGAAACGCACCCGAGGCGATCTCGATGGGCAGCGCAAGTTCCGTCCTGGGCTGTGA
- a CDS encoding DUF2269 family protein: MPAVMIPLIVVHVVAVIAKLSVFFVIPRLANVEAVQGFLARYRPFERTADWILWITGAGLLYFASWQMLRQTWMIVSLALYLLVFVMIRYALMKELEKIANSKKLLAAEELRRLRVNNWCVGIISVVLLGVIASLMMTKP, from the coding sequence GTGCCAGCGGTCATGATTCCCCTGATTGTGGTTCACGTCGTCGCCGTGATCGCCAAGCTGTCGGTGTTCTTCGTGATTCCGCGGCTCGCCAACGTGGAGGCCGTCCAGGGATTTCTCGCAAGGTATCGACCGTTTGAACGGACGGCCGACTGGATTTTATGGATCACCGGTGCAGGCCTCTTGTACTTCGCGAGCTGGCAAATGCTGCGGCAAACGTGGATGATTGTGTCCCTCGCGCTCTACCTGCTGGTCTTCGTGATGATTCGCTATGCCTTGATGAAAGAACTGGAGAAAATCGCCAACAGCAAAAAGCTGCTCGCAGCGGAAGAACTCCGCAGGCTGCGCGTCAACAACTGGTGTGTCGGCATCATCTCGGTGGTGCTGCTCGGCGTCATTGCGTCGCTGATGATGACGAAGCCATAA
- a CDS encoding tetraprenyl-beta-curcumene synthase family protein encodes MLVSIRQKMDRTPWDKPCPTLPSRFLLCLFRHVLPEARAQIARWTDLARTIPAPVLRAQALASLQHKRFHADGGCVYAAAGGPHARTVIEIIVALQTISDYLDNLCDRCGSLDEADFTQLHHAMRDAVAPGAALRSYYKLRGEVDDGGYLATLVRTCQAGLETLPGYPSVQAHVQWLVERYCELQQIKHIEPAQREPRLRKWAAAYLSQYPDIEWWEFAAAAGSTLAVFALITASAAVEPRRALDPRRFMQAYFPWICGLHILLDYLIDWEEDERAGDFNFVHCYPSTTSIPERLCFWAQQSLQKARELSDESPIHTHVIYGLLAMYLSDRKAARHPVCRAAKRLVFVFGPTTWLYYGACVAYRFVR; translated from the coding sequence TTGCTCGTATCCATCCGTCAGAAAATGGACCGAACCCCATGGGACAAGCCGTGCCCTACGCTTCCATCCCGTTTTCTCCTCTGTCTGTTTCGTCATGTTCTCCCGGAAGCACGCGCGCAAATTGCCAGATGGACCGACCTGGCGCGAACCATCCCAGCCCCCGTCTTGCGCGCGCAGGCATTGGCGAGCCTCCAGCACAAGCGGTTCCACGCCGACGGCGGTTGTGTGTACGCGGCAGCGGGAGGACCGCACGCCCGAACCGTGATCGAAATCATCGTCGCTTTGCAGACCATCAGCGACTACCTGGACAATTTGTGTGATCGGTGCGGTTCCCTGGATGAAGCGGACTTCACGCAGCTGCACCATGCCATGCGGGACGCCGTCGCGCCTGGCGCAGCCCTTCGGTCATACTACAAGCTGCGCGGAGAGGTCGATGACGGCGGCTATCTGGCCACCCTGGTCCGGACCTGCCAAGCCGGGCTCGAGACGCTGCCCGGCTATCCAAGCGTCCAGGCACACGTTCAGTGGCTGGTAGAACGATACTGCGAACTGCAGCAAATCAAGCACATCGAGCCCGCCCAACGGGAGCCTCGCCTGCGGAAGTGGGCCGCGGCTTACCTATCCCAGTACCCGGACATCGAGTGGTGGGAGTTCGCGGCGGCGGCGGGATCGACCCTGGCGGTTTTTGCGCTCATCACGGCCTCGGCCGCCGTCGAGCCCAGGCGTGCGCTTGACCCAAGGCGCTTCATGCAGGCGTATTTCCCCTGGATTTGCGGATTGCACATTCTCCTCGACTACCTCATCGACTGGGAGGAGGACGAGCGCGCAGGGGACTTCAATTTCGTCCACTGTTATCCATCCACCACATCCATTCCCGAGCGGCTCTGCTTCTGGGCCCAGCAGAGCTTGCAAAAAGCGCGCGAACTCTCCGACGAGAGCCCCATCCATACGCATGTGATCTACGGCTTGCTGGCCATGTACCTGTCCGACCGCAAAGCAGCACGGCACCCCGTCTGCCGTGCCGCCAAACGCCTGGTCTTCGTGTTCGGGCCGACCACCTGGCTGTACTACGGCGCTTGCGTTGCGTATCGATTTGTGCGCTAA
- a CDS encoding dynamin family protein, giving the protein MIETGRTTQQTEAYVRFVQGRIAHAGDAETARRIGELADRLASGSAAVSVAFCGLFSAGKSSLLNALTQTEALATGAVPTTAEIAELVMPNTHDSVILLDTPGVDSTDPAHQAATEAALHRADVIVLVMDYQHVEAESNLELARSFCEQRKRLVLVVNQVDKHLDWELPFAEFQDRVLRTLDTWDITPERIFYTATLPCEHNELDALKAYLTSLPEDGSTSIAQRVLDALRDLVEQHVDRQMAERQTLLEQALTALVGIVPYDREEAERLRARLVTECDERRETLEAAASAWAAERDRVREALLRSIELAQISPYDTTERGRLFIESLRPDFRPGGWFRAKQRAEEEQARRLRAFVDDLSDHVQKYLVWPLQASLRELVKEADWTDEAWLGEIDMLTANVTEEDCRRLVKSGALVSDQYPYQYVKDVVAAVKRNFSGRLADLLDHWFERAQAQMEAGQAPARQEIEGLQAQIEQISAWIDLQAERERQVANILSMEEEDKASEP; this is encoded by the coding sequence ATGATTGAAACGGGAAGAACCACCCAACAGACAGAGGCCTACGTACGCTTCGTCCAGGGCAGGATTGCGCACGCTGGCGATGCAGAAACAGCCCGCCGCATTGGGGAATTGGCGGACCGTCTGGCCAGTGGCAGCGCGGCTGTCTCGGTCGCGTTCTGCGGATTGTTTTCGGCGGGGAAATCGAGTCTCCTGAATGCCTTGACGCAGACGGAGGCACTGGCAACGGGCGCTGTGCCGACGACGGCGGAAATTGCAGAACTGGTCATGCCGAATACCCACGATTCGGTGATTCTCCTCGATACACCTGGTGTGGATTCGACAGACCCGGCGCACCAGGCGGCGACCGAAGCGGCGCTGCACCGGGCGGATGTGATTGTGCTGGTGATGGACTACCAGCACGTTGAAGCCGAGAGCAACCTGGAACTGGCGCGATCGTTCTGTGAACAGCGCAAGCGGCTGGTACTTGTGGTCAACCAGGTTGACAAGCATCTGGACTGGGAACTGCCGTTTGCGGAATTTCAGGACCGGGTCCTGCGGACGCTCGACACATGGGATATCACACCGGAGCGGATTTTTTACACGGCCACGCTCCCCTGCGAGCATAACGAACTCGATGCGCTGAAAGCCTACCTCACGTCGCTGCCCGAAGATGGTTCGACCTCCATCGCCCAGCGGGTGCTGGATGCGCTGCGGGATTTGGTGGAGCAGCACGTCGACCGCCAAATGGCCGAACGTCAAACTCTGCTGGAGCAAGCGCTCACAGCGCTTGTGGGCATTGTCCCCTACGACCGCGAAGAGGCTGAGCGGCTGCGGGCGCGTCTGGTGACGGAATGCGACGAGCGGCGCGAAACCCTGGAGGCAGCCGCAAGTGCTTGGGCAGCCGAGCGCGATCGCGTTCGGGAAGCGCTCCTTCGGAGTATCGAGCTGGCACAGATTTCGCCCTATGACACGACGGAGCGAGGCCGGTTGTTTATCGAGAGCCTGCGCCCGGATTTCCGGCCAGGGGGCTGGTTTCGGGCGAAGCAGCGTGCCGAGGAAGAACAGGCGCGGCGGCTGCGCGCGTTTGTGGACGACCTCTCCGACCACGTCCAAAAGTACCTGGTCTGGCCGCTGCAGGCGAGTCTTCGCGAACTGGTCAAGGAGGCGGACTGGACCGACGAGGCGTGGCTGGGCGAGATCGACATGCTGACGGCAAACGTCACGGAAGAGGACTGCCGCCGGCTCGTGAAGTCCGGGGCCCTGGTGTCGGACCAGTACCCCTATCAGTACGTCAAAGACGTGGTCGCCGCCGTGAAGCGGAACTTCAGCGGACGGTTGGCCGACCTGCTGGACCACTGGTTCGAACGGGCGCAGGCCCAGATGGAGGCTGGCCAGGCGCCGGCGCGCCAGGAGATTGAGGGGCTGCAGGCGCAAATCGAACAGATCAGCGCTTGGATCGACCTGCAGGCAGAGCGGGAGCGGCAGGTGGCCAACATCCTGTCGATGGAAGAGGAGGACAAAGCCAGTGAACCATAA
- a CDS encoding dynamin family protein: protein MNHNQDGSAVPTDRGAVPTETEFASLLKRVDEAVAVLEGLPAAARWRAELVQLRARIAQRQRLVAVFGAFSAGKSSLLNAVLSDPLLAVSPNPTTAAVTQIEAQRQETDRPSARVTAKTVDQLWEDVREACLQVHIAPADLTEAMAQSQSLRIPDLPPQARRPAAFLKSVAAGYANMSDRLGTTWDIPVDELRTYTANEQVACFLQAVDVPHRAAILKDGFVLVDTPGVDSIHRRHTDVAFDYMRRADAIVFVLYYTHAFSRADKDFLLQLAGVQNVSESDKLFVVINAVDLAKSEEEREAVRDRVVAELRKAGIPRPRVFEVSSQVALAAELLKQNPDHPQYTQMARQRLRLAPDAPLPPVEAMLEQSGIPTFVNAMRTVTEENHLALAESAVERLIANTERQVRAYLTRVREQREADATQAAARQQACDALRQVLALRKQEIESGGSDWERSLQAEWETLAFHAGERIRLRFGELFREAFHPGRFRDEKRAREALEGAAEELAQTLERQVAAEVRTFAMRVERQAGEAVAQLGEQLQSQVIETAGESAAMAGSTPDFGAVTERGTQAAHVRVSAKAFSVGFHHYKSARQFFEGGGQQEMRAELEAVANEEVQRELRQAVQAIQAVASDLLRAQAVERLDEAATVLDAVAAPEAGIGDAELAAWERACAWFEGAKPAQTDV, encoded by the coding sequence GTGAACCATAACCAAGATGGAAGTGCCGTCCCGACCGATCGCGGGGCTGTCCCGACGGAGACAGAGTTTGCTTCCCTTCTGAAGCGGGTGGACGAGGCCGTCGCGGTGCTGGAGGGGCTGCCTGCCGCGGCCCGCTGGCGGGCGGAACTGGTGCAGCTGCGGGCGCGCATTGCACAGCGGCAGCGACTGGTCGCTGTGTTTGGCGCCTTTTCGGCTGGGAAATCGTCGCTGCTCAACGCGGTGCTGTCCGACCCCCTGCTGGCGGTCTCTCCGAACCCGACGACAGCTGCGGTGACGCAGATTGAGGCGCAGCGTCAAGAGACCGACCGCCCGAGCGCCCGGGTGACGGCGAAAACGGTCGACCAGCTGTGGGAGGATGTGCGGGAGGCCTGTCTGCAGGTGCACATTGCCCCTGCGGACTTGACGGAGGCGATGGCGCAGAGCCAGTCGCTGCGGATCCCGGACTTGCCGCCGCAGGCGCGGCGCCCGGCGGCATTCCTGAAGTCTGTGGCTGCAGGCTACGCGAACATGTCGGACCGGCTGGGGACCACCTGGGACATCCCAGTGGACGAACTGCGGACCTATACGGCCAATGAACAAGTGGCCTGTTTCCTGCAAGCGGTGGATGTCCCGCACCGCGCAGCCATTCTGAAGGACGGATTCGTGCTGGTGGACACGCCGGGCGTGGACTCGATTCACCGGCGTCACACCGATGTGGCGTTCGATTACATGCGTCGCGCAGACGCGATTGTGTTCGTCCTGTACTATACGCACGCGTTCTCGCGCGCCGACAAGGACTTCCTGCTGCAACTGGCAGGCGTACAGAATGTTTCCGAGTCAGACAAGCTGTTTGTGGTCATCAACGCGGTCGATCTCGCGAAGTCGGAGGAAGAGCGGGAGGCCGTGCGCGACAGGGTCGTGGCGGAACTGCGCAAAGCGGGGATTCCTCGGCCGCGCGTGTTCGAAGTCTCCAGCCAGGTCGCACTGGCTGCTGAACTACTCAAACAGAACCCGGACCATCCGCAGTACACGCAGATGGCACGCCAGCGCTTGCGGTTGGCACCGGACGCACCCCTGCCGCCTGTGGAGGCGATGTTGGAACAGTCCGGCATTCCGACCTTTGTCAACGCGATGCGCACGGTCACGGAAGAGAACCATCTGGCGCTTGCGGAGAGTGCCGTAGAGCGCCTCATCGCCAACACGGAGCGACAGGTGCGGGCGTATCTGACCCGGGTGCGTGAGCAGCGTGAGGCGGATGCGACACAGGCGGCCGCGCGGCAGCAAGCCTGCGACGCACTTCGGCAAGTTTTAGCGCTCCGTAAGCAGGAAATCGAAAGCGGCGGCTCGGACTGGGAGCGGAGCCTGCAAGCGGAGTGGGAGACACTGGCCTTCCACGCGGGCGAGCGGATTCGGCTGCGGTTTGGCGAATTGTTTCGCGAGGCGTTTCATCCAGGGCGGTTTCGCGACGAAAAGCGCGCGAGAGAGGCACTCGAGGGGGCTGCAGAAGAGTTGGCCCAGACCCTCGAACGCCAAGTTGCTGCAGAGGTCCGCACCTTTGCCATGCGCGTGGAACGCCAGGCTGGGGAAGCGGTCGCGCAGCTGGGTGAACAGCTGCAAAGCCAAGTGATTGAAACGGCTGGAGAAAGCGCGGCCATGGCGGGATCGACCCCGGACTTTGGTGCCGTCACCGAACGCGGGACGCAGGCTGCGCACGTACGTGTGTCGGCCAAGGCCTTTTCTGTAGGTTTTCATCACTACAAGTCCGCGCGCCAGTTCTTCGAGGGCGGCGGGCAGCAGGAGATGCGCGCCGAACTCGAGGCCGTCGCGAACGAGGAAGTCCAGCGCGAACTGCGGCAGGCGGTGCAGGCCATTCAGGCTGTGGCAAGCGACCTGCTCAGAGCGCAGGCTGTCGAGCGACTGGACGAAGCGGCTACGGTATTGGACGCTGTCGCGGCGCCGGAGGCCGGGATCGGCGATGCGGAGCTTGCGGCATGGGAACGCGCCTGCGCCTGGTTTGAGGGGGCAAAACCGGCACAAACTGACGTGTGA